A single Klebsiella variicola DNA region contains:
- a CDS encoding ABC transporter permease, with protein sequence MSTAIQRRGRPGLATLIEKFPLILFLALLVWLSVQSPYFLSWQNISLMLVQSVPLAILCFGLVCVIAVGGDDVVSGGIDLSLPATAVLGVALLSLGLAEWHTPYLLLLALLAAVCLLCGAINGFLVLAAGLPPLLATLSTSVAFTGLTDLLTGQRRIAVSDPLMVAFRDNSVLGLPWPLIYLLGVFILFQFLLHHSRFGQHVQAVGGNRDMAQMSGLNVRRLTLLVWLLAGIAAGLAILPLLSQGSGSSSGTATPLLLETVLATFIGAAFSRRRVVTIWGALLGAILVNALSNGLGLLGVNIFWMGAIKGGLILVVLAASAVRHKGGEA encoded by the coding sequence ATGAGTACCGCTATCCAGCGTCGCGGCCGTCCGGGCCTGGCGACGCTGATTGAAAAATTTCCCCTGATCCTGTTTCTGGCGCTGCTGGTATGGCTGAGCGTACAGTCTCCCTACTTTCTCAGCTGGCAAAATATCAGCCTGATGCTGGTCCAGAGCGTTCCGCTGGCGATCCTCTGTTTCGGCCTGGTCTGCGTTATCGCCGTGGGCGGGGATGACGTGGTCTCCGGCGGCATCGACCTCTCCCTGCCGGCGACGGCGGTGCTCGGCGTCGCGCTGCTCAGCCTCGGTCTGGCCGAATGGCACACGCCGTACCTCCTGCTGCTGGCGCTGCTGGCGGCGGTTTGCCTGCTCTGCGGGGCGATCAACGGCTTCCTGGTGCTGGCGGCCGGCCTGCCGCCGCTGCTGGCCACCCTCTCGACCTCCGTGGCGTTTACCGGCCTGACAGATCTGTTGACCGGCCAGCGGCGCATCGCGGTCAGCGATCCGCTGATGGTCGCCTTTCGCGATAACAGTGTGCTGGGCCTGCCCTGGCCGCTGATCTATCTGCTGGGGGTGTTTATCCTGTTCCAGTTCCTGCTCCACCACTCCCGCTTCGGCCAGCATGTGCAGGCGGTGGGCGGCAATCGCGATATGGCGCAGATGAGCGGCCTGAACGTGCGCCGCTTGACCCTGCTGGTCTGGCTGTTAGCGGGCATTGCCGCCGGGCTGGCTATTCTGCCGCTGCTCAGCCAGGGCTCCGGCAGTTCCAGCGGGACGGCCACGCCGCTGCTGCTGGAAACCGTGCTCGCGACCTTTATCGGCGCCGCCTTCTCGCGCCGTCGGGTGGTCACCATCTGGGGGGCGCTGCTGGGGGCGATCCTGGTTAACGCCCTCTCTAACGGGCTCGGCCTGCTGGGGGTCAATATCTTCTGGATGGGCGCCATTAAAGGCGGCCTGATCCTGGTGGTGCTGGCGGCATCGGCGGTCAGACACAAAGGAGGCGAGGCATGA
- a CDS encoding ABC transporter permease, whose product MSQITLKTPAPAEPTASSPLAWLSRAGFGVITLLAIALFGWANPVFLTVDNWANLLQGSAILLIVAMAMTLIVSAGAIDLSVGVALDFGAAFALVALKTWHLPWQAAVGCALLGGVLIGLLNAFLILICRIRPFLATLGTWFIASSAERIYTDGGGAIAYRRMAPEYHDLAVGNLGGIPTPVVIVLALWLVAWLVTERTLWGKYVRAIGQNSEAARIAGIRDRLTMLGVLVAASALCAIGGVILSANLRQFTPLAGQSYLMDAIAAVFIGTAFNRLGRVSILGTLGGVLFLAIIDNGLNLMGLNYLVKDALVGVILVVALALSFWQARLRQTHR is encoded by the coding sequence ATGAGCCAAATCACCCTGAAAACCCCTGCCCCGGCAGAACCGACGGCCAGCAGCCCGCTGGCCTGGCTGTCGCGAGCCGGATTTGGCGTCATCACCCTGCTGGCCATCGCCCTGTTTGGCTGGGCGAATCCGGTATTTTTAACCGTGGATAACTGGGCCAACCTGCTGCAGGGCAGCGCGATCCTGCTGATTGTGGCGATGGCGATGACCTTGATTGTCAGCGCCGGGGCGATTGATCTGTCGGTGGGCGTTGCGCTCGATTTCGGCGCCGCCTTCGCCCTCGTCGCCCTGAAAACCTGGCATCTGCCGTGGCAGGCCGCGGTAGGCTGCGCCCTGCTTGGCGGCGTGCTGATTGGCCTGCTCAATGCCTTTCTGATCCTCATCTGCCGGATCCGCCCCTTCCTCGCCACGCTCGGCACCTGGTTTATCGCCAGCAGCGCCGAGCGCATCTATACCGACGGCGGCGGCGCGATAGCTTATCGGCGGATGGCGCCGGAATATCACGATCTGGCAGTGGGCAACCTTGGTGGGATCCCCACGCCGGTGGTGATTGTGCTGGCGCTGTGGCTGGTGGCATGGCTGGTCACCGAGCGCACGCTGTGGGGCAAATATGTCCGCGCCATCGGCCAGAACAGCGAAGCGGCGCGTATCGCCGGGATCCGCGATCGCCTGACCATGCTCGGCGTGCTGGTGGCCGCCTCGGCGCTCTGCGCCATCGGCGGGGTGATCCTCTCCGCCAACCTGCGGCAGTTTACTCCCCTGGCCGGGCAGTCTTACCTGATGGACGCCATTGCGGCGGTATTTATCGGCACCGCCTTTAACCGTCTGGGCCGGGTCAGCATCCTCGGCACCCTCGGCGGCGTGCTGTTCCTTGCCATTATTGATAATGGCCTGAACCTGATGGGGCTCAATTATCTGGTGAAGGACGCGCTGGTCGGCGTGATTCTGGTGGTGGCCCTCGCCCTTTCTTTCTGGCAGGCGCGCCTGCGCCAAACGCATCGCTAA
- a CDS encoding sugar ABC transporter substrate-binding protein — protein sequence MSQKRKLLPAALGLLSLASLSVTAADALSLQGKTIGVAVVGTQHFWDREAFKGATEEVEKLGGKVIGVDGGRDNQVHANNHDILLSRKVDAVISILGDSAVEPKFKALRDAGIPVFTVDHVSQYSVNNTTSDNYTLGSTIGRYMADELGGKGNVAVFNAFSSALRICGIRYDQWKYVLKDYPDIHIIQPELAEQFANSPEDARKKTLELLSQYPKGKLDAIHVACWDQPAIGIVQALEETGRDKDVKVTAIDAGPETLEIMAEPGSPFVANVAQQPHLIGQTSADNVARYFAGQKLPVQTFIPVIPVKGPQEAKAVYKQLGYGELQ from the coding sequence ATGTCGCAGAAGAGAAAATTATTGCCTGCCGCGCTGGGACTGCTTTCCCTTGCCTCGCTGAGCGTCACTGCCGCAGACGCCCTCTCCTTACAGGGAAAAACCATTGGCGTTGCCGTTGTCGGCACTCAGCATTTCTGGGATCGCGAGGCCTTTAAAGGTGCGACAGAGGAAGTGGAGAAACTGGGGGGCAAAGTCATTGGCGTCGATGGCGGCCGCGATAATCAGGTTCATGCCAATAATCACGATATTTTACTGTCACGCAAGGTGGACGCGGTAATTAGTATTCTCGGCGACAGCGCCGTCGAACCAAAATTTAAAGCATTGCGTGATGCTGGTATCCCGGTATTTACCGTGGATCACGTTTCTCAATATTCGGTCAACAATACCACCTCCGATAACTACACCTTAGGCTCGACCATCGGCCGCTACATGGCGGATGAATTAGGCGGCAAAGGCAACGTCGCCGTATTTAACGCGTTCTCCAGCGCGCTGCGTATTTGCGGAATTCGCTACGATCAGTGGAAATATGTCCTTAAGGATTATCCGGATATTCATATTATCCAGCCTGAGCTCGCGGAACAGTTCGCCAACTCGCCGGAAGACGCGCGGAAGAAAACCCTCGAATTACTCAGCCAGTATCCGAAAGGCAAACTGGACGCCATCCATGTCGCCTGCTGGGATCAACCGGCCATCGGTATCGTCCAGGCACTGGAAGAGACCGGCCGTGATAAGGATGTGAAAGTGACGGCCATCGACGCCGGTCCGGAGACGCTGGAGATCATGGCAGAGCCCGGCAGTCCGTTTGTGGCTAACGTCGCGCAGCAGCCGCATCTGATTGGCCAGACCTCCGCCGACAACGTGGCCCGCTACTTTGCCGGTCAGAAACTGCCGGTGCAAACCTTTATCCCGGTGATACCAGTGAAAGGTCCGCAGGAGGCGAAAGCGGTGTATAAACAGTTGGGATACGGCGAACTGCAGTGA
- a CDS encoding sugar ABC transporter ATP-binding protein has protein sequence MDQIGKRFASVTALNSVTLRLNPGEIHGLIGENGAGKSTLIKILAGVYQADSGSATLDGHPLPLGNPAAIEAAGIRVIHQELNLIPHFTVAESVFLGQEYRTRWGALDRRRMKAATAQFFQQNWQLAIDPERLVRDLSLAERKLVQIARALIDGAARLVVFDEPTAPLEAQEASLVSSAILRLRDQGIAILYISHYLNEIATLCDRGTVLRNGEVVGYPDRDLLQNTEALIAMMVGREIDQLYTPRHHPAADNGAAPLLSVRQLSDGRQLQDLSFDIQPGEIVGVAGLLGAGRDVLVDLLYGLRPAERGTIHLDGQPRRIRTPKQAIRAGMALVPRDRRHQGLILPFTTADNINLASLPETATFGWERRGIAEQKARDWIEQLAIRPGRPALPVRYMSGGNQQKAILARWLGTDARLFILDEPTLGVDIGARRDIYQRTRQLADKGRAVLVSSSDAPELLGLCDRILVLWRGTLAANLPTRGLTLDALLVAINGGQEPSL, from the coding sequence ATGGACCAGATCGGCAAACGTTTTGCCAGCGTTACGGCGCTTAATTCAGTCACCCTGCGCCTCAATCCGGGGGAAATTCATGGCCTGATTGGCGAGAACGGCGCCGGTAAATCGACGCTGATTAAAATCCTCGCCGGCGTCTATCAGGCTGACAGCGGCAGCGCGACCCTCGACGGTCACCCGCTGCCCCTCGGCAATCCGGCAGCCATTGAAGCCGCCGGCATTCGCGTCATTCACCAGGAGCTTAACCTGATCCCGCACTTTACCGTCGCGGAATCGGTTTTTCTCGGCCAGGAGTATCGCACCCGCTGGGGGGCGCTGGATCGCCGACGGATGAAGGCCGCCACGGCGCAATTTTTCCAGCAAAACTGGCAACTGGCGATCGACCCCGAACGGCTGGTGCGCGACCTGAGCCTGGCCGAGCGCAAGCTGGTGCAGATTGCCCGCGCGCTGATCGACGGCGCGGCGCGGCTGGTGGTGTTCGACGAGCCCACCGCCCCCCTGGAGGCGCAGGAGGCCAGTCTGGTCTCCTCCGCCATCCTTCGCCTGCGCGACCAGGGCATTGCCATTCTGTATATTTCCCACTACCTCAATGAGATAGCTACCCTCTGCGACCGCGGCACCGTGCTGCGTAACGGGGAAGTGGTCGGTTACCCGGACCGCGACCTGCTGCAGAATACCGAGGCGCTGATCGCCATGATGGTCGGCCGGGAAATCGACCAGCTGTATACCCCGCGCCATCACCCGGCGGCAGACAACGGGGCGGCCCCGCTGCTCTCGGTGCGCCAGTTGAGCGACGGGCGGCAGCTGCAGGATCTCTCTTTTGATATTCAGCCGGGCGAAATCGTCGGCGTCGCCGGCCTGCTGGGCGCCGGACGCGATGTGCTGGTCGACTTACTCTACGGCTTACGCCCGGCAGAACGCGGTACGATCCACCTCGACGGCCAGCCGCGGCGCATTCGTACGCCGAAGCAGGCGATCCGCGCCGGCATGGCGCTGGTGCCACGCGACCGCCGCCATCAGGGGCTGATCCTGCCCTTCACCACCGCCGACAATATTAATCTCGCCTCACTGCCGGAGACCGCTACCTTTGGCTGGGAGCGGCGGGGTATCGCCGAGCAGAAAGCGCGCGACTGGATAGAACAGCTGGCGATCCGCCCGGGACGCCCGGCGCTGCCGGTACGCTACATGAGCGGCGGCAACCAGCAAAAAGCGATCCTCGCCCGCTGGCTCGGCACCGATGCCCGGCTGTTTATTCTCGATGAACCCACCCTTGGGGTCGATATCGGCGCCCGTCGCGATATTTATCAACGGACGCGCCAGCTGGCCGATAAAGGACGGGCGGTGCTGGTCTCCTCCAGCGACGCCCCCGAACTGCTCGGACTATGCGACCGGATCCTGGTCCTCTGGCGCGGCACGCTGGCGGCCAATCTGCCCACCCGCGGGCTAACGCTGGACGCCCTGCTGGTGGCGATCAACGGCGGACAGGAGCCTTCACTATGA